A part of Solea solea chromosome 8, fSolSol10.1, whole genome shotgun sequence genomic DNA contains:
- the ch25hl3 gene encoding cholesterol 25-hydroxylase-like protein yields the protein MYAPSTEQEEASTRVLQPLWEHVKAGQEEILLSPYLPASFAFLTHVLFCAPFLALDALSIFCVRVRSWRIPAGSQRPPPVSRWFGCFWSVLFRYLTVVLPVTAIFQSLRSPTLPLLAPSCWQLFVEVYACLLLFDTLFFIWHFSLHWFPWLYRNIHQPHHQHHVPFALAAQDASSAELLSLLLLALSSAWLVGCHPLSEVLFHLLNSWMAVEDHCGYNLPWALHRVLPCLGGAPFHQAHHRLHRGNYAPYFTHWDHLFGTYHM from the exons ATGTACGCGCCGTCCACAGAGCAAGAGGAGGCATCCACGCGTGTCCTGCAGCCTCTGTGGGAGCATGTGAAAGCAGGACAGGAGGAGATCCTGCTCTCTCCGTACCTGCCCGCGTCCTTCGCCTTCCTGACGCACGTTCTCTTCTGCGCACCTTTCCTGGCGCTGGACGCGCTGTCCATCTTCTGTGTGCGCGTCCGCTCCTGGAGGATCCCCGCAGGCTCGCAGCGGCCGCCGCCTGTCAGCCGCTGGTTTGGCTGCTTTTGGAGTGTGCTCTTCCGATACCTGACCGTCGTCCTCCCGGTCACCGCGATCTTCCAGAGTCTGCGCTCCCCCACGCTGCCGCTGCTGGCTCCATCCTGCTGGCAGCTGTTCGTGGAAGTCTACGcgtgtttgctgctttttgaCACGCTCTTCTTCATATGGCACTTCTCTCTGCACTG GTTTCCCTGGCTCTATCGCAACATCCATCAGCCGCACCACCAGCACCACGTGCCCTTCGCTCTGGCAGCCCAGGATGCCAGCTCGGCCgagctgctgtctctgctgctgctggctctgAGCAGTGCGTGGCTGGTGGGCTGTCACCCTCTGAGCGAAGTCCTCTTTCACCTCCTCAACAGCTGGATGGCAGTGGAAGACCACTGCGGCTACAATCTGCCCTGGGCTCTGCACAGAGTGCTGCCTTGTCTGGGAGGAGCCCCCTTCCACCAAGCCCACCACAGGCTGCACAGGGGTAACTACGCCCCCTACTTCACCCACTGGGACCACCTCTTTGGCACATACCACATGTGA
- the bmp10 gene encoding bone morphogenetic protein 10, giving the protein MASIWISQPGTICSSQTRLLLFSILVLQELLCGESSPISSTHQRHRPAPGLGDGNGGVVDPSQLEQDSNMDMQSLLESLKEQFLQTFNLSGLGPSGSTREEPPEYMMELYNRFANDHSAMPSANIIRSFKNEDSSPSVVGVEGVRCHPLLFNVSVPRHERITTAELRLYTLVQTDRHLYAGVDRKVTIYELEPHELDDNMTDDNTVMGDAFRGGGEQIERVQLASRQVYGTDSGWQAFDLTAAVQRWHKLDRGTTHRIEVHIASMANENVQSISEDNRSRDPPEGDMKIDTSPEEKHKPLLIVFSDDQSSDHRDDKRELNEMIDHETSNMVLQNDLETGLWGEDGEEQVEPDEEELLQMRSNLIYDSASRIRRNAKGDHCNKQSLFVEFKDIGWDSWILAPTGYDAFECTGICSFPLTKHVTPTKHAIVQTLVNINSPQKAARACCVPTKLDPISLLYLDDTGVVTYKYKYEGMVVAECGCR; this is encoded by the exons ATGGCGAGCATTTGGATTTCTCAACCGGGAACCATCTGCAGCTCCCAGACAAGGCTCTTGCTGTTTTCCATCCTGGTACTCCAGGAGCTTTTATGTGGTGAGAGCAGTCCAATCTCCAGCACCCATCAGAGGCATCGTCCTGCCCCGGGGCTGGGAGACGGGAACGGAGGGGTGGTGGATCCATCACAGCTGGAACAGGACAGCAACATGGACATGCAGAGTCTGCTGGAGAGCCTCAAGGAACAGTTTCTGCAGACCTTCAACCTGTCGGGCTTGGGTCCTTCTGGAAGTACCCGAGAAGAGCCACCTGAGTACATGATGGAGCTATACAACCGTTTTGCTAACGACCACAGTGCCATGCCCTCCGCCAACATCATCCGCAGCTTCAAAAATGAAG ATTCATCCCCCAGTGTTGTCGGTGTTGAAGGAGTGAGGTGTCACCCTCTCCTCTTCAACGTGTCAGTCCCTCGTCACGAACGCATCACCACAGCCGAACTACGCCTCTACACCCTCGTCCAGACTGACCGCCACCTTTATGCCGGTGTCGACCGCAAGGTCACGATCTACGAACTGGAGCCGCATGAGCTAGACGACAACATGACGGATGACAACACTGTGATGGGAGATGCGttcagagggggaggagagcaGATAGAGCGGGTACAGTTGGCTTCGAGACAGGTCTACGGCACCGATAGCGGCTGGCAGGCGTTTGACCTCACCGCTGCTGTCCAGCGTTGGCACAAATTGGACCGTGGCACCACGCACCGGATAGAGGTGCACATTGCCAGTATGGCTAATGAAAATGTTCAAAGTATATCTGAGGACAACAGAAGCAGGGATCCACCTGAAGGAGACATGAAGATTGATACCAGTcctgaggaaaaacacaaaccccTGCTGATTGTTTTCTCTGACGACCAAAGCAGTGATCACCGCGATGACAAGCGGGAGCTGAACGAGATGATTGACCACGAAACCTCCAACATGGTTCTGCAGAATGACCTTGAGACAGGCCTTTGGGGTGAGGACGGAGAAGAACAGGTCGAGCCCGATGAGGAGGAGCTCCTCCAAATGCGTTCCAATCTGATCTACGATTCAGCATCCCGCATTCGTCGCAATGCCAAAGGCGACCACTGCAATAAACAGAGTCTGTTTGTAGAGTTCAAAGATATTGGATGGGACAGTTGGATTCTAGCACCCACTGGTTATGATGCATTTGAATGCACTGGCATTTGTTCATTTCCACTGACAAAGCATGTGACGCCCACCAAGCACGCCATTGTGCAGACGTTGGTCAATATCAACAGTCCTCAGAAAGCGGCGCGAGCTTGCTGCGTGCCCACCAAGCTGGACCCCATCTCTTTGCTGTACCTGGACGACACGGGCGTGGTCACCTACAAGTACAAATACGAGGGCATGGTCGTGGCTGAGTGCGGTTGCAGATAG